Genomic DNA from Roseburia intestinalis L1-82:
GGTCTTTCCTGCCCCGGTATCCCCTGTGATCAGAAATAATCCCTGCGATCCAAGCCTTTCAAAATCTATGGTCTGCTCCCCCGCATACGGGCCAAATGCACTTATTGTAAGACTGACTGGTTTCATAAATCGTTCCTTTCCTGCCGCTCCTATTTTCTCTCAAATCCCAAATATCTCGTTCCCTGAAACATCAGTTTTCCTGTATTTGCTTCTCAAACTATTTTTTCAGGAACTTGTCAATGCACCAGCTCTTCCATCAGTTCTCTGACAAAATCCTGCTGTTCTTCACTCATCGGCTGATTATTCTGTATCTCGTAAAATTCTTCAAACAGTTCCATCTCTGATTTTTGCTCCACATGTTCGGTCACCTCAACCTGCCTGCTCTGTCTGGTCCTGCTGTTATCATAGACAAGCTGCATCAGATTCGGGTATACCGTCCGAAGCTTTGCCATTCCATCCGGCACATCCTCCTCATCGGTCAGTGTGATCTGCAGATAATCGTCTGTTTCTGTGCCCTCATAAAAATCTTTCGACATCAGTTCCATGTATGTTCCCCGGATCTTTCTCAGATCACGAAGCGGTTTTAACGGAACTTTTTCAATGAAGATATCTCCCTTTTCCTTTATCTCCATGACAACAACAGACTTTTTCTGTTCCGCTTCGGAGAAAGAATATTTGAGCGGAGTCCCGCAATAGCGCAGTGTCTCCCTCTCGATATGCTGTGGACTGTGAATGTGCCCTAATGCAACATAATCAAAAACATCAAACACTTCCGCCCCAATCTGGTCTAATCCACCCACCGAAACTTCCTCCGACTCACAGCGCGAAGCCCCTGTCACAAACTGATGTGCCACTAATATATTCCGCTTTGATGCGTCCACCGGCATATGAGATACGACAAACTGCAGGGCATCCTGATATGTTTCCACTGTCTCCACATCATCTTCCTGTGCCAGATCCTGTTTTGTCCCGGCATCTTTTTTTCCAATGGATATCCCCTCTGTCACTTTCCTCCACGCATGGCGCACGACCGCCGGGCGGATAAACGGCAGCAGCCAGATGCAGAGTTCCCCATATGCATCCTGACATGTAACACACCTCACCTCTCCATCATAAACCGGTGAAACATAGACTTCCCGGCTGCTCATAAGCTGTGCACCAAATGCAATACGTTCCGCGGAATCATGATTTCCACTGACTGCAAACACCTTTTTCCCGCAATCAGCAAGTCCCGTGAGAAACTGATCAAACAACTGTACCGCCTCCGCAGACGGAACCGGCTTATCATAGATATCCCCCGCGATCATAACCGCATCCACCTGTTTTTCCAATGCGATCTCTTTGATCTGCCGTAAAATATATTTCTGATCTTCGATCATGGAAAACTCATTGACTCTTTTTCCAATATGCAAATCCGAGATATGAAGAAATTTCATGCTCTCCTCCTATACTATTTCATTCGTAATACTTTACTTAACTATACCATATAGCGTCCCGAAATACAAACATATGTTTTGTTTTTGTTGCTTTTTCACAAAAAAACAGATCTCAGAAAATAAAAACCACTTTCTGGAGATCCATTTTTCTATTTATTTTGTTTCCATTGTAACAGCAATGCCGAATTGATGATGACGAGCACAGAACCTGCATTATGTACCAATGCTCCCACGACCGGATTTAAAATTCCGATGATTGCAAGCACGATCGCCACAAAGTTAAGCCCCATCGAAAAACTCATATTGCATTTGATCGTGATCATCATCCGCCTGGATAATGCAATCAGATGCGGCAGTTCTTTTACTTCATCATCCACCAGCGCAATATCTGCTACATCCAACGCAATATCACTTCCAACACCGCCCATCGCAATTCCGATATCCGCTTTTTTCTGTTCCGCCGGCAAGGTAATCTGCGCTAAGACATCCTCACACGGCACATCCTCGTCAACCATACGGTCGATTGCCTGTACCTGACCAATGATTTTTGACAGTCTTATTTTTCACTTATCTCTTCCCGTATCTCTATCGGATGCGCATCGGTAACAAAGATCATTCCATCATACAATTTTTCCGGCGATTGTGATGTGCGGTAACTGCGTGGGAAAAGTCCCATAAAAATTGCACTGTAGCCCTCTCCTAACGATCCCATAGAAACATGATCTGTAATCTGCTCTTTCAGTTGTGAATTTTCCGGAACCTTTGAAAAATCCAGCCAGCTCATATCATAACCGGCTTTCTTCGCGGCTTTCGCTAGAGGATCATAGGAATAAAACGTGTGCGTGATACGCTTTCCATCATTTTTCGGAAGATTGCAGTTCGTCTTGTAAAAATCCGTTCCAATCGCAAAATATCCGTCCCCCAGTTCATCGGAAAGAATATTCCCCATCACTCTTGTACCTGCGCCATAATTTCCAAACCGCTCTATATGCCCATTGTGACCTGAAATAAAAATACAGGAATTGCCCCTCTGCTCTTCCATAGAAAGGATCCACAGCACATTTTCTGCCATCAATTGGTCTCTGAGCACATTTCCTTCTACGGCAGAATTGATCACTTTCCCAAGAGAAATATTCTGCAGCAGCGTATCTGCCAGATGATCCGCCTGTACAATGTCCTTTACATCTGATTTTTGTAATTCTTCTTTTATTTCTGTGATCACTCTGCTCTGCTGTTCAACATCATACTCACTGTGCTGTTCTTCTGTATCCTCCAGTTTCTTCAGTTCTGTCACATCTATCCCCGCCTTTTCACATGCTTCAATCAGATACTGCAGATTATAGGACCATCTTTGCATGTCAAACCCATAAAACCTTAAATCATCTCCATCTTTTGCAGTCTCATTGTATTTTCGCATATAAGAGATCAGATCTGACATCTCATCAGTTCTGTATATTGCAAAGCCAATCGCCGCGGCAGCCTGCTCTGCCGTTCCTTCCCCACCGTGAATGTAGCGGTTCACATACTCGCATCCACCGTAGTCTCCCTCCAGTGCAAATGCTCTTATCCCGGCATTTTCCACCAGATTTTGAAATACGGAAAGTTTTAACTGCTGAAACTCTGCATTTCCATGGGATGCCTCCCCCAGTGCCACAATTTTTGTTTTCTCCGGTATCTTTAAGTCCTCCACCTGCTCTGCATATTGTGCAAATTCCGTTGTATCTGCACACGGTCCGGTTCCAAATCCTCCAAAATGGGAAGATATGCTGCCGGCGGCAACAATACCTGCTAATACCATACCTGCGGTTATCAAAATCCATGTCCGTTTTTTCTTCTTATTTTTCTTTTCCATAAAATCTCCCCCAAATCTGTTTTTCTTATTCGATACTCCAATATTAACAAAAGGGAAAATGTTCTGCCATTTCATTAGCTTACATTTTCCCTGATGTATCTTACATTTTTGTAAGATTTATATAGTTTTCAAATTTATACTGTTCTATAACTTTACTTCCCAAAAGAGTGATTGCCTGTTTCGGACAATTACAGATACAGCGGTAACACATGGTACACTGATCCCCTGGGTGGGGTTTTCCTTTTTCCATGATTATATTTTTCATGGGACAAATTTCCGCACACATACCACACCCCGTACAATCCTCATTTATTTTTAATTGATCGGTATATCCCGCTGTCTTTTTATAAAACCAGAGCCTTTGTCCAAAAAGTCCTGCTATATGTGAGAAAATTGTCAGTCCCTCTTTCGGATAATCCCCCTGTTTTATCCGTTTTGCAGCTTCATAAATCTTTCTGTCAGCTTTTTCAATGATCTTTTTATTTTCTTCCATCTGCCTTTTCAACAGCTTACTGTCGCACACGGAATCGGGCATTTTAATATGCACACCGCTAAGAATCTCTGCTCCATATTTTTTCAGAAGTCTTGCTGCACATCCGGAGCCGTCCCCGCTAAATGCTCCCATGGTCGCGACACATATCATTTTCCTGCCTTTCCATAAAGAGGCATGCATTTGGATAAAATCTCTTACCATGTATGGTGCATTCGAAAACTGCGTCGGATACCCTGCATCTGTCAAGACTGGGACAAAAAAAATTTTATTTTTTTCTGTACATATTCTATCAAACCCTTACTGATTTTTAAAGTACAGAATAGTTTATTACTCTTAACCTTTTCGTTACTACCCATAGAAGAAGCCAGCAGCTTTTTCACTACTGGCTTTCTATATTACTCATTTTGTTTACTACACTGCATTTCGGATAAAGTTCTCACCCTTAAACACAACCTCTATGTCTTTGTCGTTGTAAATGAGCACCTTATCAATTATGTTAGAAAGTACATCTCCGTCATACTGCTCCAGCATACTATACTGGGTTAGCTGTTCTATCTTCTCCTCTGCGTCAGGCTCCTGATTTGCAACTTTCTCCTGCAAATCTGATATCTGATTCTCCAGATCAGCTAACAGCTCTTGGTTTGTTTTTCTTAGCTGCACATATTCTTCTTTTGTGTACTTTCCCTCTCTGTATGACTGATAACAAGAAACTGTGCTGTTTGATATTTGGATTGTCAACACTTTTTCAGACAAATTTTTTTAGGTTATTTTTCCGATATTGTACAGGCGTTTGATACCCTAAGGAAGAATGTATGCGGTGATGATTATACCAGTTTACATAATCCCATAGTTTTATCTTCAGTTCTTCCTGCGTATGGAATGTTTCATTCCATACAAATTCTGTTTTTATAATCTTGAACGTAGCTTCTGCCACTGCATTGTCATAAGGACATCCCTTATGGCTCAGGGAGCGTTCCATATGGAACGTTTCTAACAGTTCTTCAATTGTCTCGTTTTTAAATTCATTTCCACGGTCTGTGTGGAAAATATGGATTTCCGACAGATTTCCGTCTACTTTCATAAATGCCTGTTTTACAAGTTCTGCTGTTTTATGTTCTCCTGCACTGTATCCAATAATCTCCCTGTTAAAAAGATCAATCAGTACACAAATATAATTCCAGCGGTTTCCTACCCTTACGTAGGTCAAATCACTTACCACTACATTGCGGTATGGCTGGTTTTGAAATTGTCGGTTCAACACATTCTCTACTTTTGATTCATTACATCTGTCTTTTTGCGGTTTAAACTGTGCTGTAGTATAGCTTGATACCAGACCTTCCTGTTTCATAATCCGTCCAATCCTGCGTCTTGATACCTGTTTCCCGCAATCAGCCAGTTCTTTCTTGATCTTTCGTGTACCATAATGGTTCCGGCTTTTTCTAAAAATTTCCTGAATGTCTGCAGTGAGTTCTGATTCATCTTTTTTTGCTGCTGCTTCATAATAATAGGTGCTTCTGTTTACCTGTAGGACGCGACACATTGCTGATACAGAGTATTTGTGGGCATTTGCTTTAATCACATTTACTTTCGTCCTAAGATCAGCGCCGCTTGTTTTAAAATATCATTTTCCATTCTTAACTGCTGGTTTTCTTTCCGAAGCCGGATCAGTTCTTCCTGCTCCGGAGTCCGGTTATCTTTTTCATGGAAAGAACCGGAATTGGATGCCTGCTTTACCCACTTGTCAAACAGGGAAGTAGCAATGTCATATTCACGGCAGATATCACATCTGCGTTTGCCGGAACGATATAGTTCCACCAGTTGCTGTTTAAATTCATCTGTATATTTGCGAGGTTTTCGTCGTTGTTTTTGTTCGGTCATAAAGAGTGCTCCTTCGTGTATTTATTATAGATTATATGACCTTAAAAAATCTGTCCAGTTAATTGTAACCTATCCAATTCTGTCATACTCCGCTTTAAGCTCACTAATCAAATACTCATCGCTTGTCACCTTCCTTTTATCCTTTGATGCCTTTTTAAGTTCTTCTTCCTGTATAAGTGTTCTACAGATTTCCTTTGTGATTTCCAGCACCTTGTCCTGTGCTTCTGACTTCAGCATAAAAATCTGCTGACATTCGCCAGTCCTTACCATCCTGCGTTTTGGACAGAGGAGCTTCGGTGTACATACTGCACTGGAATTCATCAGCTTTCTTCCACAATAGGGACAGATAAAAAGATTTTTCTTACGTTTCTTTGTACTCTTTTCAATCCCTCTGGCTTCAACCCGTAGCATTTTATTGACTTCATCAAACATTTCATCGCTTACTATTCTTGGTATTGCACCTTCTACAACAGACCAGTCCTCTTTATTTCGTTTGCGAACCTTCTTATTATCTCCAAAACCAACAGTTTCACATTTATTCTGGATCATTATTCCTTTGTACTGCTCATTCTGGACAATCGCTATAACTTCTGAATTATCCCACATATAATCCCCTTTATTATGAACCGGAACATAATTGATTCCATTCTTCCACTGGTTTTGAACTCTTGTCGGGATTTTTCTCTCATTTAATATGCGGGCAACCTCACTTGCATTATATCCTGCAATGATCAGTGAAAATATCTCCACAACAACCTTTGCAGCTTCTTCATCTATTATCAGCTTATGCTTATCGTCTGGATCTTTCTTGTATCCATAGCAGACAAATGATGCCGTGTATTCGCCGCTCAGATTTCTTGTCCTTCTGGCACTCTTTACCTTTCTTGATAAATCCATACTGTAAAGCTGGTAAATCAGATTCTTATAAGCTACATCCATTCCTCCGGTAACACCAAAGTTTCTGTCACTGTCATAATTATCGTTGACAGAAATAAACCTCATTCCCATTGCAGGGAATACAAACTCCAGATAGTTGCCTACTTCAAGGTAATCCCTTCCAAATCGTGAAAAGTCTTTTACTATGATACATTCAAATCTTCCAAGCTCTGCGTCCTGTATGAGCCTTTGGAATTCTGCCCTGTTATTGAACATTGTTCCCGAATATCCGTCATCAAAGTATTCCAGTACCTCAAAACCTGCAAATTCCTCTGTTTTCTTGATATACGCATACAAGAGTTTTCTCTGTCCTGTAATACTGTTACTTTCGTCTTTTGTTCCTTCTTTTACCTCCTCATCCGCATCCGAGAGACGGATATAAAAGGCTAATTTTCTTTTCTCAGCCATTATCCTGCCTCTCTTTCCATATTCAGTTCTGCGAATTTTTTCAGTTCATCTTCATAGTTCAAAACGATCTCAAGATTCTTGTTTTCGTATATGCGTACCTGTGCAACAAACAAATCGACCATTTCCTGCGTCAACTTGCGTTTTCCTTTAAAACGGAGCATTTCAGCTTTTAACTGGGCAACGGTCTTTTCAGCACTTTCATACTGACTTGCCGCCTGCCTGTATTCATCAGCCTGTATCTTCAATTTCTCAATACGCTGTGAATACTCCCTGTTCAGTTGCAGATATTCCTTTTCATCAAGCAAATCTTCCGTGTAATCAGCATACAGACCGCTCTTTAATTCCATAAGTCTGTCCATTTCCTTGACACACTTATTCACAGCTTCCGTATATACCTGTTCCTGTCTGATTACACTGCTGTCATTGTGATGTTCCTTTAATATTTTTTCCCTGTCAATAAAGACCTGTATCTGCTCCTTTATAACAGCAAGCACCGCTGCATATATATCGTCTACCTTTACAGGCAGGCAGTTGCAACTGTCCTTTCCATATCTTTTTCTATGCGTACACATATAAACCTTTCCATATTTCTCAGGGTGGATATGGATACTGCTTCCACAACAGCCGCAGGTGATTTTGCCTTTCAGCATATTCACGGTCTGCTTTTTTGCTGGCTTTATTACCTTTCTTTTGTTCTTCTGCACCGCATAGAACTGTTCCTTTGTGATAAGTGCAATATGATGATTTTCAAAAACATACCACTCATCTTTATTGGTAGTATGCCTCTTTTCGTGTCTGTACAGGCATACCCTGTCTTTACCAGTCACATATCTTCCAATATAGACTTCATTCTTTAAAATCTGTGACAATGTATCAACAGTCCACTTAACTCCACTCAGCTTTTCAAGTTTCTCTATATTATGCCTTACTCTGTACTGGGCAGGTGTAAGGATATGCTTCGCATTCAGTTCTGCCGCTATCACAGAATGCAGTGTACCTTTTTCTGCCTCATTAAAAATCCACCTTACAACATCTGCGGCTTCCTTATCCTCAACCATTACCTTGACTTTATTTTCATTAAAGACTACCTTATAGCCATAAGCCACATTTCCAGTCGGAATACCTTTTTCCATCGCTTCCTGCTTACTGGCAGATATTTTCTTTGAAATATCCTTAGCATACAGATCATTGGCTATATTCGTGACCGCAACCATAAGGTCTGCGTCTTTCTTTGAGGAATCATAATTATCCGTAATCGCTACAAAGCGGATATTCATCATCGGGAATACACGCTCTACCAGATTGCCCGTTTCAATGTAATCTCTACCCAAGCGGGACAAATCCTTTACGACAATGCAGTTGATCCTTCCTGCCCTCATATCCGACATCATACGCTCAAATTCCGGTCTGTCGAATGTTGTACCGGAAATTTCATCGTCCATATAGATGTCATAAACTTCCATGTCCATCTGCTGATCCACAAAGTTCTTAATGAGATTTCTCTGATTGATCAGGGTTTTTCTGTCTCTCGTTTCATCTTTTTCCGCAGATAACCTCACATATATGGCAGTCTTATACACTTTGGATAAAGCCTTCAGCGTATCCGTGGACTGTTTCGGCTGTGTTCTTGACTTCCTTGCCATTTAAACCACCAGCCTTTCCGCATCATGCTGTCTTTCCAGCTCCCCGGCTCTTGCAACGATTTTTCTGTATTCATCGTCACAGTCCAGTACGATTTCTATATCACCGCCCTCATATACCTTTACAGACTGTATAAGGCTCACTACCACATTACGGGTAAGAGAAGGCATTGTTTTCCATTTCCTGTGTTCTTCCAGCCACTCGGTATCTCTTTCAATCCCGGCAGCAATGTTTTCCGCTTCCTTCTGCAACCTGTCGATTGCCTTTTCCGCCTCTGCTCTTTTTACCTCAAAACTCTCCTTGATAATCGCAAAATCTGATTTATCAACAATTCCATCTCGGTAATCCTCATAAAGCGAAACAAGCATCTGGTTGTATTTGGTTATCTCTTTCTCTTTTGCACTGATCCTCTCTTTTGTCTTTTTCTGGTCTATTCTGAAATTGGCACTATTGCCAGCTTCCTTTATTACCTCATCTGCATCCAGAAGTATTGCTGTCATATCCCTCAAGGTATCAAATACACGGCTTTCCAAGTCTGCCTCTTTTATCCTATGGGAGCTGCACTTCTTATTCTTCTTGTTATTGGAACACATATAGTAAACATACTTTTTTCCATTTACCGTAGACACCTTTCGTGTCATAAGTGCCCCACAGTCGGCACATACTGCTATTCCGGATAAAAGATAGATAGAATCTTTTCCCGGTGCCATTCTCATATCCACTGACAACAGACGCTGTACAATCTGGAAAGTCCTTAAAGATACCAGTGCCTCGTGATTGTTGTGGCATACTGCCCATTTCTCCTGTGGCTTTAATATCTTTGTTTTAACCTTATGGTTTGGTGTTGTAAATTTTCCCTGTACAAGTGTTCCTGTATAAATAATATTCGTTGCGATACGCCTTACCGCAACAGGAGTCCACAGCAGCTCGTCTTTCTTCTGAAATGCTGTCTTATAATTTTCGCCATTGCTGAGTTTGTATGCCATAGGTGACAGGATACCAAGAACATTCAGCTTATCGCTTATGGCATCAAGGCTCATTCCGTTCTTTATCCAGCGGAAAATGTCCTGTACCACATGACCTGCATATTCGTCCGGGACAATCACATTATGGTCAATCTCAGATTTCTTGTAGCCATAGACACAGTAATTTCCTACAAATTCTCCGTTCTGTCTCTTTGTTTCAAGGTGGCTTCGGATTTTTATGGAAATATCCCTGCAATAAGCGTCATTGATAAGATTCTTAAACGGAATGATTATCTCGTTTCCCTGTGCCTGTGTATCTGCACTGTCATAGGCATCATTGATCGCTATAAATCGTATCCCCATTGCAGGAAACATCCGCTCAATGTATCGCCCTGCGTCGATATACTCTCTTGCAAACCTCGAAAGATCTTTTACAACGATACAGTCTATAATACCGTCTTTCACATCCTGCAACATAAGTTTAAATGCCGGACGGTCAAAAGATGAGGTTAGATAACGATACTTTTTGAAACACAGTAAAATCAAGGTTTTTCGGACAACGGACAAGCATGGTTTGTACTATAACTAAATATTGCACCGCACAAGCGGCGTTTCTCACTTCCACCCGGAAGAACAGGAACGCCGCTTTTTTCATGCCCTTTGTTACGCAGTAGGGGCTGAAAAAGCCTTGCTACAAGCAGTTTTGCGGACGCATTTTTGACACGGCAAGGGGTTTATACCTTTTCCCTCAAAATCGCCGTTCTACTGCGTAACAAATCCACAGCAAAGGAGTGATGAAGCTATGGCAGTTTTCCGTGTGGAAAGAACGACAGGCTACACCGTAATGAGCAACCACCACTTACGCAATAAGGAGCTTTCCTTAAAGGCAAAGGGGCTGCTTTCACAAATGCTGTCATTGCCGGAGGATTGGGACTACACCCTTGCGGGGCTGTCCTACATCAACCGGGAAAGTATCGACGCTATCCGTACCGCAGTTTGGGAGCTTGAAAAAGCCGGATATATCACAAGACGACAGGGACGCGACGAGAAAGGCAAAATGACCGCTATCGAGTACACCATTTACGAACAGCCGCAGCCGCCGGGATTGGATTACCCGGTATTGGAAAATCCAACAGCGGATAACCCGATATTGGAAAATCCGACAACGGATAATCCGACGTCGGAAAATCCAACGCAATTAAATAAAGATATATCAAGAACTAACTTACCAAAAACAGAAAAATCAATTACAGATTTATCAAGTACCCATTCCATTCCTATCCATTCCCTAAATCCCTTGCCTTATGGCGAGGACGAAGCGGCAGAGCCGCCGGAACGGAAAAGAACGGAAAGGAACGACGCTTACAGAGTGTATGAGGAAATCATTAAGGACAATATCGAGTATGACATTCTCTTGCAGGATATGAAGTTTGACCATGACCGTCTGAATGAGATTGTTGACATTATGCTTGAAACCGTCTGTACGGCAAGAAAGAAAATCCGTATTGCCGGGGACGATTACCCCGCAGAGCTTGTGAAGTCAAAGTTTATGAAGCTCAGCAGCGAACATATCCGCTTTGTGCTTGACTGTATGCAGGAGAACACCACGAAAATCCGCAACATCAAGCAGTACCTAAAGGCGGTGCTTTTCAATGCCCCGTCTACCATTGACAGCTATTACACTTCCCTTGTGGCTCACGATATGGCAAGCGGCGCACTTGCACCGAGGAAGCCGAAGTACGGCGACCCGGACTATTACACCTACAACGAGGGCGAAAGCCTGTAAACGAAAAAAGGAGGATTTACCACATGGCACAGAAAACAGGAGCTTTGATTTTTGACGAAACCGCTGACCGCTACGACATTCGCTTTGATATTGCCGACTATTACGGCGGCTTGCATTGCGGCGAGTGTATGGACGTATTCACAGGCGGCAAATGGAAGCCTACCCGCATTGAATACGGGGACAACTGGTATCTTGTGGGTATCCGCGCCGAGGATTTGAACGGGCTGCGGGTACGGATTTAACGGGGCGACGTGAAGAACGGACGCCCTTTTTTCACACTCAAAAGCGGCGTACCACCTTAACACTATCACTACCGGGAAAGGAGGACGGTAAACATTGCAAGATGAAATCAACGAAAAAGTGGTTGCGCTCTCTGTCAAGGGAGCAAAGCTGACCGCTGAAATGCTGCAAAAGGCAATCAAAGCCATGCTTGCACAGGCAAAAAAACAGCAGGAAAAACAGCCCCACGGGAAGCAGACCCTAAAGCAGCTTGCGAAGCAGAACGCGGGGCTATCCAACATTGAGATAACCGAGGGCAATATCAAAGCCTTTGAGCAGACGGCGAAAAAATACGGTATCGACTTTGCCTTAAAGAAAGACAGCACCGAAACGCCGCCCCGTTATCTCGTCTTTTTCAAAGGGCGGGACGCGGACGCTCTGACCGCAGCCTTTAAGGAGTTTTCCGCAAAGAAGCTGACACAGGAGCAAAAGCCCTCTATCCGAAAGGCACTTGCCACATTCCGGGAAGCAGCAAAGCAGCTTAACGCGAACCGTCAAAAGACAAAACACAAGGACAGGGAGGTATCGCTATGAAGCCGAATATCAAGAAGCTGCTTATCCTAAACGCCCCCTATCTGCTCTTTGTGTATCTCTTTGATAAAGTCGGACAGGCGGTGCGGCTCTCTCCGGGGGCTGACCTCTCCGGCAAGCTGCTTTCCATTGGCAGCGGCTTTTCTGCCGCCTTTTCAAATGCCCTGCCGAGCTTTGCCCCTATGGATTTGCTTATCGGCATTGTCGGGGCTGTCGTTATCAGGCTTGCGGTCTATGTGAAAGGCAAGAACGCAAAGAAATACCGTAAGGGCATGGAGTACGGCTCTGCACGTTGGGGCAATGCCGAAGATATAAAGCCGTATATCGACCCCATATTTGAAAATAACGTGCTGCTGACGCAGACCGAAAGACTGATGATGAGCAGCCGCCCGAAGCACCCGAAGTATGCACGAAACAAAAATGTGCTTGTAATCGGCGGCTCCGGCAGCGGCAAAACAAGATTTTTCGTTAAGCCTAACCTTATGCA
This window encodes:
- a CDS encoding recombinase family protein; the protein is MSVVRKTLILLCFKKYRYLTSSFDRPAFKLMLQDVKDGIIDCIVVKDLSRFAREYIDAGRYIERMFPAMGIRFIAINDAYDSADTQAQGNEIIIPFKNLINDAYCRDISIKIRSHLETKRQNGEFVGNYCVYGYKKSEIDHNVIVPDEYAGHVVQDIFRWIKNGMSLDAISDKLNVLGILSPMAYKLSNGENYKTAFQKKDELLWTPVAVRRIATNIIYTGTLVQGKFTTPNHKVKTKILKPQEKWAVCHNNHEALVSLRTFQIVQRLLSVDMRMAPGKDSIYLLSGIAVCADCGALMTRKVSTVNGKKYVYYMCSNNKKNKKCSSHRIKEADLESRVFDTLRDMTAILLDADEVIKEAGNSANFRIDQKKTKERISAKEKEITKYNQMLVSLYEDYRDGIVDKSDFAIIKESFEVKRAEAEKAIDRLQKEAENIAAGIERDTEWLEEHRKWKTMPSLTRNVVVSLIQSVKVYEGGDIEIVLDCDDEYRKIVARAGELERQHDAERLVV
- a CDS encoding PcfB family protein, with the protein product MQDEINEKVVALSVKGAKLTAEMLQKAIKAMLAQAKKQQEKQPHGKQTLKQLAKQNAGLSNIEITEGNIKAFEQTAKKYGIDFALKKDSTETPPRYLVFFKGRDADALTAAFKEFSAKKLTQEQKPSIRKALATFREAAKQLNANRQKTKHKDREVSL
- a CDS encoding DUF6017 domain-containing protein, which gives rise to MAVFRVERTTGYTVMSNHHLRNKELSLKAKGLLSQMLSLPEDWDYTLAGLSYINRESIDAIRTAVWELEKAGYITRRQGRDEKGKMTAIEYTIYEQPQPPGLDYPVLENPTADNPILENPTTDNPTSENPTQLNKDISRTNLPKTEKSITDLSSTHSIPIHSLNPLPYGEDEAAEPPERKRTERNDAYRVYEEIIKDNIEYDILLQDMKFDHDRLNEIVDIMLETVCTARKKIRIAGDDYPAELVKSKFMKLSSEHIRFVLDCMQENTTKIRNIKQYLKAVLFNAPSTIDSYYTSLVAHDMASGALAPRKPKYGDPDYYTYNEGESL
- a CDS encoding DUF5348 domain-containing protein codes for the protein MAQKTGALIFDETADRYDIRFDIADYYGGLHCGECMDVFTGGKWKPTRIEYGDNWYLVGIRAEDLNGLRVRI